A region from the Brevibacterium paucivorans genome encodes:
- a CDS encoding isopenicillin N synthase family dioxygenase: MSLSSLPILDLSLADDPQHADDFRRQLRDVTHSVGFFYLTGHGIPASDFTDLLETAQRFFALPEKDKLSIENTNSPHFRGYTRVGGERTLGNVDWREQIDIGPHREPISEPLHTYDRLTGPNLYPESLPELKTVTDAWHKKLTVVGERLLSEWALSLGQPADVFASAFAHDPESFIKIIRYPAPTVTPAEVTAEAAATNASKEGTAEESAITQGVGAHRDGGVLTLLYPQPGTTGLQVNYQDTWIDVEPIENTFVVNIGKLLEVATGGYLRATVHRVLPTPPGQDRISVPFFYNPSLRASLPELTLPEELASQARGVSADERDALYAVYGENALESRLRSHPNVAAIHHADLLDTPTRTHAS, from the coding sequence ATGTCACTGTCTAGCCTTCCAATCCTCGATCTGTCACTGGCTGACGATCCACAGCACGCGGACGACTTCCGTCGACAACTCCGCGACGTCACCCACTCAGTAGGGTTTTTCTACCTCACCGGGCACGGCATTCCCGCCTCGGACTTCACTGATCTCCTGGAGACCGCCCAGCGGTTCTTCGCCCTGCCAGAAAAAGACAAACTCAGTATCGAGAACACCAATTCGCCCCACTTCCGCGGCTACACCCGCGTGGGCGGGGAACGCACGCTGGGTAACGTGGACTGGCGCGAACAGATCGACATCGGCCCACACCGTGAACCCATCAGCGAACCACTCCACACCTACGACCGGCTCACCGGCCCTAACCTGTACCCGGAATCACTCCCAGAGCTCAAAACCGTCACCGACGCATGGCACAAAAAACTCACCGTCGTAGGCGAACGCTTGCTGTCTGAATGGGCTCTGAGCCTGGGGCAGCCCGCAGACGTTTTCGCCTCTGCTTTCGCCCACGACCCAGAGTCGTTCATCAAAATCATCCGCTACCCGGCACCTACCGTGACGCCTGCTGAAGTGACCGCCGAGGCGGCAGCGACCAACGCTTCCAAAGAAGGAACCGCTGAGGAAAGTGCGATCACGCAAGGTGTGGGTGCGCACCGTGACGGCGGTGTGCTCACCTTGCTGTACCCTCAACCCGGCACCACCGGGTTGCAGGTGAACTACCAGGACACATGGATCGACGTCGAACCCATCGAAAACACCTTCGTGGTCAACATTGGCAAACTGCTGGAAGTGGCCACCGGAGGGTACTTGCGCGCAACCGTCCACCGGGTGCTGCCCACACCTCCTGGCCAAGACCGCATCTCCGTTCCGTTCTTCTACAACCCGTCCCTGCGTGCCAGCCTGCCAGAGCTCACACTTCCTGAAGAGCTCGCCTCCCAGGCACGCGGCGTAAGTGCTGACGAACGCGACGCGCTCTACGCCGTCTACGGCGAAAACGCGCTGGAATCCCGGCTCCGTTCCCACCCGAACGTCGCCGCCATCCACCACGCAGACCTCCTTGACACCCCCACCCGTACCCACGCGAGCTGA
- a CDS encoding methylenetetrahydrofolate reductase — MTTLSASAPLDTHTSGPSAGTTLVGASQEKVRQQAESRLALSFEVMPPRSAEQKERSGELLDLLASYDPDYVAVTSAVRTGWSAGTAAFISQLSATTRLRPLAHLACTAAPREELVTWIERYIDSGVRGFLAIRGDLAPGATAPPAGHLAHADALVTLLRSVERNQVARLCAGRFAIGVAAYPSGHPESKRPEEDIDVMAAKQRNGADFAITQLFFNPAQITTMSRRADLAGVTLPIIPGIMPITGSARLTRMCHLSGLTPPAYIAQALAAAGSPAEEYEIGLSLTADFVEALVEVGVPGLHFYTFNDPTTITELLARLSPQTRARLTNNRKDTP; from the coding sequence GTGACCACACTATCTGCTTCAGCACCCCTCGATACCCACACCTCGGGACCTTCTGCGGGAACCACGCTGGTGGGCGCTTCGCAAGAAAAGGTCCGCCAGCAAGCGGAATCACGTCTGGCCTTGTCCTTCGAGGTCATGCCACCCAGGAGCGCGGAACAGAAGGAACGGTCAGGGGAACTCCTGGACCTCCTGGCGTCCTATGACCCCGACTATGTGGCGGTCACCTCGGCGGTGCGTACCGGATGGTCAGCAGGAACAGCTGCGTTCATTTCGCAACTGTCAGCCACCACGCGCCTGCGCCCACTAGCCCACCTGGCATGCACCGCAGCGCCACGCGAAGAACTGGTCACCTGGATCGAACGCTACATTGACTCAGGTGTACGCGGGTTCTTGGCGATCCGCGGCGACTTGGCGCCGGGGGCTACCGCTCCTCCCGCCGGGCACTTGGCGCATGCCGACGCGCTGGTCACGCTGTTGCGCTCGGTCGAACGCAACCAGGTGGCCCGCCTGTGCGCAGGTCGCTTCGCTATTGGGGTCGCCGCGTACCCCAGCGGACACCCCGAGTCCAAGCGGCCAGAAGAAGACATCGATGTGATGGCTGCCAAACAACGCAACGGCGCCGACTTCGCCATCACTCAACTGTTTTTCAACCCCGCCCAGATCACCACAATGTCCCGCCGAGCTGACCTAGCCGGCGTCACCCTACCGATCATTCCCGGCATCATGCCCATCACCGGAAGTGCCCGGCTCACACGCATGTGCCACCTGTCAGGCCTCACCCCGCCGGCGTACATCGCGCAGGCTTTGGCCGCGGCGGGTAGCCCGGCTGAAGAGTACGAAATTGGGTTGAGCCTGACCGCCGACTTCGTCGAAGCCTTGGTCGAGGTAGGGGTTCCCGGCCTGCACTTCTACACCTTCAACGACCCAACAACTATCACCGAACTACTGGCACGCCTGAGCCCCCAAACCCGCGCCAGGCTGACAAACAACCGAAAGGACACACCATGA
- the metE gene encoding 5-methyltetrahydropteroyltriglutamate--homocysteine S-methyltransferase has product MTSTSSTPFPHATVTGLPRIGPRRELKRALEALWAGTIDETEYAEAAHSLRLSSYDRQRDLGLVADYAIPGDFSAYDQVLDAALTAGLVGEDPTGTDLGEYFALARGTAQQAPLEMTKWFDTNYHYLVPEVADDRTFTARPQRILELVDEARQAGHTIRPVLLGPVTLLALSKPAEDATRQPLDRLDELVDTYAELLTALHTAGVEWVQIDEPILVTDLDEISDEDLAQRAGQAHARLLAATDRPQVLITAPYGSLRAGLDKLLEAGPEALGVDLSAATRRVDPDWLDRLKATDFGDARLVAGVIDGRNIWAADLEAELAVLTSLQGGGHDVSVSTSTSLLHVPYMVSAEKRLPVDVAGWLSFAEEKVTEIEALAAALDAHGEGAADPVSVREAAFSRSARAVRTRAESERVVDEQVRARAASIGERRTRVGSVEERRQAQESLGLPLLPTTTIGSFPQTPEVRQARAALRSGRISEDEYTETMRAEIAQVVKLQEELGFDVIVHGEPERNDMVQYFAEHLAGFAVTDNGWVQSYGSRCTRPPILFGDVHRPEPITVPWSTYAASLTDKPVKGMLTGPVTILSWSFVRDDVPLSTVAEQIGLALSDEVAELESAGVRIIQIDEPALRELLPLRADNRADYIAWAVDAFRLSSISVDPGTQIHTHLCYSEFGQVIAAIDALDADVTSIEAARSRMELLASLDPEEFDRSVGPGVYDIHSPRVPTVEELTGLLEAAITHVPRERLWVNPDCGLKTRKYEEVRPALANLVEARNEVRAKLTV; this is encoded by the coding sequence ATGACCAGCACCTCGAGCACCCCATTCCCTCACGCAACAGTGACCGGACTTCCACGGATCGGCCCACGCCGTGAACTCAAGCGCGCACTTGAAGCGCTGTGGGCCGGCACTATTGACGAAACCGAATACGCAGAAGCAGCACACAGCCTGCGCCTGTCCTCCTATGACCGGCAGCGTGACCTGGGCCTTGTGGCCGACTATGCGATCCCCGGCGACTTCTCCGCCTACGATCAAGTTTTGGACGCGGCACTGACCGCTGGGCTCGTGGGGGAGGACCCCACCGGCACTGACCTGGGTGAGTACTTTGCGCTGGCCCGTGGCACGGCCCAGCAGGCGCCATTGGAAATGACCAAATGGTTCGACACGAACTACCACTACCTAGTGCCCGAGGTCGCTGACGACCGCACGTTCACCGCCCGCCCCCAGCGGATCCTGGAACTCGTCGACGAAGCGCGCCAGGCAGGGCACACGATTCGCCCCGTCCTGTTAGGGCCGGTGACCCTGTTGGCCCTGTCGAAACCAGCTGAGGACGCTACCCGGCAACCACTTGACCGGCTCGACGAACTGGTAGACACCTACGCTGAACTGCTCACAGCCCTGCACACCGCTGGGGTGGAATGGGTGCAGATCGACGAACCGATCCTGGTGACCGACCTCGACGAGATTTCAGACGAGGACCTCGCACAGCGCGCAGGCCAGGCGCACGCACGGCTGCTGGCCGCTACAGACCGCCCGCAGGTCCTCATCACCGCCCCCTACGGTTCCCTGCGCGCAGGGCTGGACAAGCTACTTGAGGCGGGCCCCGAGGCGCTCGGCGTTGACCTTTCCGCTGCCACCCGCCGTGTTGACCCTGACTGGCTAGACCGGTTGAAGGCCACGGACTTTGGGGATGCCCGCCTGGTCGCCGGCGTGATTGACGGCCGGAACATTTGGGCAGCCGATCTCGAAGCTGAGCTTGCCGTACTGACATCCTTGCAAGGTGGCGGCCACGATGTCTCTGTGTCCACCTCGACCTCCTTGCTGCACGTCCCGTACATGGTGAGCGCGGAAAAACGACTCCCCGTGGACGTGGCCGGTTGGTTGTCCTTTGCAGAAGAAAAAGTCACGGAAATTGAAGCGCTCGCAGCTGCCTTGGATGCCCATGGTGAGGGTGCTGCGGACCCTGTCAGCGTCCGTGAGGCTGCTTTCAGCCGCTCAGCCCGGGCGGTGCGCACGCGCGCCGAATCCGAACGCGTGGTTGATGAGCAAGTGCGGGCGCGGGCGGCTAGCATTGGTGAGCGCCGCACACGCGTTGGCAGTGTTGAAGAGCGCCGTCAGGCCCAGGAGTCCCTTGGCCTGCCGCTGTTGCCCACCACAACGATTGGGTCGTTCCCTCAAACGCCCGAGGTGCGCCAAGCTCGCGCCGCCCTGCGCAGTGGCCGTATTTCTGAGGACGAATACACGGAAACCATGCGTGCAGAGATCGCTCAGGTCGTGAAGTTACAAGAGGAGCTTGGGTTCGACGTCATTGTTCACGGTGAACCCGAGCGCAACGACATGGTGCAGTACTTCGCTGAGCACCTAGCTGGTTTCGCAGTGACCGATAACGGTTGGGTGCAGTCATACGGAAGTCGCTGTACCCGCCCACCCATCCTGTTTGGTGACGTTCACCGGCCAGAACCCATCACGGTTCCCTGGTCGACCTATGCTGCCAGCTTGACCGATAAACCGGTCAAGGGGATGCTCACCGGCCCGGTGACGATCCTGTCGTGGTCGTTCGTGCGCGATGATGTGCCACTGTCAACGGTGGCTGAGCAGATCGGGTTGGCACTGTCCGACGAGGTTGCTGAACTGGAATCGGCTGGAGTGCGGATCATTCAGATTGATGAACCGGCGCTTCGCGAGTTGCTACCGTTGCGTGCAGATAACCGTGCGGACTACATCGCTTGGGCAGTGGATGCGTTCCGCTTGTCGAGCATCAGTGTGGATCCAGGTACGCAGATCCACACGCACTTGTGCTATTCGGAGTTTGGCCAGGTGATCGCTGCGATCGACGCTCTGGACGCGGATGTCACCAGTATTGAAGCTGCTCGGTCACGCATGGAACTGTTGGCCAGCCTGGACCCTGAGGAGTTCGATCGGAGCGTGGGCCCAGGTGTCTATGACATCCATTCGCCACGTGTGCCTACGGTAGAAGAACTCACTGGTTTGCTCGAGGCTGCGATCACGCACGTGCCACGTGAGCGTCTGTGGGTGAACCCGGACTGTGGTCTTAAGACTCGTAAGTATGAAGAAGTGCGCCCAGCGTTAGCGAACCTGGTAGAAGCGCGTAACGAGGTGCGCGCCAAACTTACGGTGTGA
- a CDS encoding HdeD family acid-resistance protein: MFSLIYRQARNFFLAQGIFAVLAGLAILVWPGQSFVVVAYIFAGWLFADGLFSLFLWWRARRMPGAQLSVGKGIIQILLGIIIAMMPGVFASIILVIVSLAVFLIGAGLLMTGLVLKPTGNRSWIAFVVCGVLAFVGSVVILMFPRESTLALLTLVSVVLLLVGAACLALGFKFGNTAQNLEDRERAYSNPNNDGRGDVIEGTVEDTGNDDTPPEINR, translated from the coding sequence ATGTTCTCGCTGATTTACCGTCAGGCGCGTAACTTTTTCTTAGCGCAGGGTATTTTCGCAGTACTAGCCGGGTTGGCAATCCTGGTGTGGCCGGGGCAGTCGTTTGTTGTCGTGGCATACATTTTCGCCGGTTGGTTGTTCGCTGACGGTCTCTTTTCGCTCTTCTTATGGTGGCGCGCACGGCGCATGCCCGGTGCTCAACTGTCAGTGGGTAAGGGGATCATTCAAATCCTCCTGGGCATCATCATCGCCATGATGCCCGGTGTTTTCGCGTCGATCATTCTGGTGATCGTGTCCCTGGCTGTGTTCCTCATTGGTGCGGGACTGCTCATGACCGGTTTGGTCCTTAAACCTACGGGGAACCGTTCGTGGATCGCGTTTGTGGTCTGTGGCGTGTTGGCATTCGTGGGTTCGGTCGTGATCTTGATGTTCCCACGTGAAAGCACTCTGGCGTTGCTGACACTGGTGTCCGTGGTCCTGCTCCTCGTTGGCGCTGCGTGCTTGGCGTTGGGCTTCAAGTTCGGCAACACCGCGCAGAACCTGGAAGACCGTGAGCGCGCGTACTCCAACCCCAACAATGACGGCCGAGGCGACGTCATCGAAGGCACCGTAGAAGACACGGGCAACGACGACACCCCGCCAGAGATCAATCGCTAA
- a CDS encoding glutamate racemase codes for MSSSPTVGLLDSGLGLVPFAVAVHHELPLVNLALALDPDFAPYGALTSAQIEERALVSARTLVDAGARALVIACNTASVHALSAVREQFEPDIPVIGTVPAVKPAAATGAPFAVWATTATTGSAYQRSLISMYAGDINVYPVACAGLAQAIDSAGPETIDIALSAAVTATPREAQSIVLGCTHYGLVADRIEAAFDRPVTLFDSPQAVARQLARRLAVEVVSEGPAEVVPAPAPLPLSSSSAGRLTHVFLSGRPGHLPPAVGAYGVGRELLALQDKTE; via the coding sequence ATGAGTAGCTCCCCCACCGTCGGCCTGTTGGACTCGGGCCTGGGTTTGGTGCCGTTCGCGGTGGCCGTACACCATGAACTCCCCCTTGTGAACCTGGCCCTTGCGCTGGACCCTGACTTTGCCCCGTATGGCGCGCTCACCTCGGCACAGATCGAGGAACGCGCACTGGTTTCCGCCCGCACGCTCGTTGACGCGGGAGCCCGCGCCTTGGTGATCGCGTGCAATACGGCCAGTGTGCACGCGCTATCGGCGGTGCGTGAACAGTTCGAACCCGACATCCCGGTGATCGGCACGGTCCCAGCGGTGAAACCTGCGGCGGCCACCGGCGCTCCGTTCGCGGTGTGGGCCACAACAGCCACCACGGGGAGCGCGTACCAACGCTCGCTCATCAGCATGTACGCGGGCGATATCAACGTGTACCCGGTGGCGTGCGCCGGACTGGCCCAGGCCATCGACTCCGCCGGCCCGGAAACCATCGACATCGCCCTTTCCGCCGCCGTCACCGCGACACCTCGGGAAGCCCAGTCCATTGTGCTGGGGTGCACGCACTACGGGCTGGTGGCAGACCGCATTGAGGCAGCGTTTGACCGTCCCGTCACCCTGTTTGATTCACCCCAGGCGGTTGCCCGTCAGTTGGCGCGCAGGCTCGCCGTTGAGGTGGTTTCTGAGGGCCCCGCCGAGGTCGTTCCAGCACCCGCGCCCCTTCCCCTTTCGAGTAGTTCGGCTGGCCGGCTCACACACGTGTTTTTGTCCGGCCGACCAGGGCATTTACCCCCAGCAGTGGGGGCCTACGGTGTGGGGCGTGAGCTGTTGGCGTTACAGGATAAAACGGAATAA
- a CDS encoding HAD domain-containing protein, with protein sequence MKDSARRRARHITIFLDVDGVLNSFPVEGKRFKKEGRKEVQAWNYILHFRPKIIKALEKIVKTRDADIVWLSTWSALCRTEIEPKLKFERSYPIIEMPDATYNRHAGDHTKWWKSLAIKQWLADNPGKRAVWVDDDLAHENTRQYFEQTYRNRMLLIAPEFQFGLTEEQVTSIEDFSYPRPSGSEPMNTSDFVVAPAHDADSDTDAERESDTSQPTFDPEPTPHAGPDPETPANTPHAGPDPETSASTPHAGPDPDTPTAPSSNE encoded by the coding sequence ATGAAGGATTCTGCCCGTCGCAGGGCGCGTCACATCACAATTTTTCTGGATGTGGACGGTGTGCTGAACTCGTTTCCCGTTGAAGGTAAGCGGTTCAAAAAAGAGGGCCGTAAAGAAGTGCAGGCGTGGAATTACATTCTGCATTTTCGGCCCAAGATCATTAAGGCGCTAGAGAAGATCGTGAAGACTCGCGACGCTGACATCGTGTGGCTGTCAACGTGGTCGGCGTTGTGTCGCACTGAGATTGAGCCCAAGCTCAAGTTTGAACGCTCCTATCCCATCATCGAGATGCCGGATGCCACGTATAACCGTCACGCCGGGGATCACACCAAGTGGTGGAAGTCCCTTGCCATAAAACAGTGGCTGGCTGACAACCCGGGCAAGCGCGCGGTGTGGGTCGATGACGACTTGGCGCATGAGAACACGCGCCAGTATTTCGAGCAGACGTATCGGAACCGGATGCTGTTGATCGCACCGGAGTTTCAGTTCGGGTTAACTGAAGAGCAGGTCACGTCGATTGAAGATTTTTCGTACCCGCGCCCTAGCGGTTCGGAGCCCATGAACACCAGTGACTTCGTGGTTGCCCCGGCGCATGACGCAGACAGCGACACTGACGCTGAACGCGAATCGGACACGTCCCAACCTACGTTCGACCCGGAGCCCACCCCGCACGCGGGCCCAGACCCGGAGACCCCGGCCAACACCCCGCACGCGGGACCGGACCCAGAGACCTCGGCCAGCACCCCGCACGCGGGCCCAGACCCGGACACACCTACCGCTCCGAGCTCAAATGAGTAG
- a CDS encoding amidase: MSDLHYMGVKEVLQAYQQGLSPVELITHLLERIKHVNPHINCVIDTLPDLALEEAHRAEAVLRWQSEGTSGAREGGVGDTSAVFADKPLLGVPFLLKEQHDLAGYSATRGSQTLAGAVAEADHPIVARLRAAGAIPLGRTTTPEFSCATFSHTREWGISRNPFNLDKTPGGSSGGSGGAVAAGLAPFATASDIAGSTRIPAAFNGLPGFKSPFGSTPGTHPSNNDWYRGDHVLARSVADTAYVFNAIAGVDPYDNATVPVEDYPHEFGEAGQLLAGKRVAVSADLGAYTLDPVVAAGVDRVAQALAGAGAVVETVDVGLDLETITRASMSHFGHIFGAKLFQSVDGYLSGFEPYTRLMVESTTQAARETSLVDSLALESQIQDTLTRAMEGYDVLVTATSAIEDLDAGCDYLGEVEREAGNLDFYWEGHMTVPFNIANRRPVMAMPSGVGSAGVPTSVQIVGHPYDCAPVFEVSAALEQLVPVPRPEV; encoded by the coding sequence ATGAGTGACCTACATTACATGGGCGTAAAAGAAGTTCTCCAGGCATATCAGCAAGGATTGTCACCCGTTGAGCTCATTACGCACCTCCTTGAACGTATCAAACACGTCAACCCCCACATCAACTGTGTCATTGATACTCTGCCTGACTTGGCACTCGAAGAGGCCCACCGTGCCGAGGCGGTGCTCCGCTGGCAGTCGGAAGGCACCTCGGGCGCGAGGGAAGGGGGAGTGGGGGACACCTCGGCGGTATTTGCTGACAAACCCCTTCTGGGCGTGCCATTCCTTTTGAAGGAGCAGCATGACCTGGCCGGGTACTCAGCAACGCGCGGGTCCCAGACGCTGGCCGGCGCGGTGGCGGAGGCCGACCACCCGATCGTGGCGCGACTGCGGGCAGCCGGTGCGATCCCCCTGGGACGTACCACCACGCCGGAGTTTTCCTGCGCCACGTTTAGCCACACGCGCGAATGGGGGATCAGTCGCAACCCGTTTAACCTCGATAAGACGCCGGGTGGTTCGTCCGGTGGATCAGGGGGTGCGGTGGCTGCCGGGTTGGCGCCGTTTGCCACCGCGTCAGACATTGCGGGTTCCACGCGAATCCCCGCCGCGTTCAACGGGTTGCCCGGGTTTAAGTCGCCTTTTGGGTCCACGCCGGGGACGCACCCTTCGAACAATGACTGGTACCGTGGCGACCACGTTTTGGCGCGCAGTGTTGCCGACACCGCTTATGTGTTCAACGCGATCGCCGGGGTTGATCCGTACGACAACGCGACGGTCCCGGTAGAGGACTACCCGCACGAGTTTGGTGAGGCTGGGCAGTTGCTTGCTGGTAAGCGCGTGGCGGTCAGTGCTGACCTGGGGGCGTACACGCTCGACCCAGTTGTGGCAGCGGGTGTCGACCGCGTGGCGCAGGCGCTAGCCGGTGCGGGTGCGGTGGTTGAGACCGTGGACGTGGGGCTTGACTTGGAGACCATCACACGGGCGTCGATGAGCCACTTCGGGCACATTTTTGGGGCGAAGCTGTTCCAGTCCGTGGATGGGTATTTGAGTGGTTTCGAGCCTTACACGCGCCTCATGGTCGAGTCGACCACGCAGGCCGCCCGTGAAACCAGCCTGGTGGACAGCCTGGCGTTGGAGTCCCAGATCCAGGACACCCTCACCCGCGCCATGGAGGGGTACGACGTGTTGGTGACGGCCACCTCGGCGATTGAGGACCTGGACGCCGGTTGCGACTACCTAGGTGAGGTGGAGCGCGAGGCCGGGAACCTGGACTTCTACTGGGAAGGGCACATGACGGTGCCGTTCAACATTGCCAACCGCAGGCCAGTCATGGCAATGCCCAGCGGCGTGGGGAGCGCGGGTGTGCCCACGAGTGTGCAGATCGTGGGGCACCCGTATGACTGCGCGCCGGTGTTTGAGGTTTCGGCGGCGCTTGAGCAGTTGGTTCCTGTGCCGCGGCCTGAGGTGTAA
- a CDS encoding APC family permease, giving the protein MSEPHQHPGSYTHESRDSIFNKAMGRLDALFVGFGAMIGFGWIVLAGGWIEQAGTVGALLAFVGGGVIMAFVGVVYSELVAAMPLAGGEHNYLMRSMGPKIAMIGSWCIVGGYITVVMFEAVAVPKTALYLFPDLNKVYLWTIAGFDVYLTWALVGVITAVVLTYINIRGVKVASLVQTFVVSFLLIVGLLLVFGSFTGSEMEYVEPLYSGGFSGFVTVLVAVPFLFVGFDVLPQAAEEINVKPRQIGKLVVFAVLMAVAWYVVIIFTTSVSMPHDEIAALNAEDGLVTADALTAMLGHPIWGKIVIAGGLAGIITSWNAFLMGASRLMWAMANSGMIPAWFGKIHPRYRTPANALLFIGALSVVTPFLGSKMLGWVVDAGSPMIVITYFLVSVAFVLLRKREPDMERPMRVGGKGNVGIVVGAIAAVLCLLLFVLYLPVTPWSAELAWPSWTMFGLWLIAGVVMMFRLPGGVTPGPNAEHDLLAKLGKNH; this is encoded by the coding sequence ATGAGTGAGCCACACCAACATCCCGGTAGCTACACACATGAGTCACGTGACTCAATTTTCAACAAAGCAATGGGCCGTCTCGATGCACTGTTTGTAGGCTTCGGCGCCATGATCGGCTTCGGCTGGATTGTTCTCGCTGGAGGGTGGATTGAACAGGCCGGCACTGTAGGAGCGCTTCTCGCGTTTGTTGGTGGCGGTGTCATCATGGCATTTGTTGGTGTCGTGTATTCCGAACTCGTCGCTGCCATGCCTTTGGCCGGTGGAGAGCACAACTATCTGATGCGCAGCATGGGGCCAAAGATCGCCATGATTGGCTCGTGGTGCATCGTGGGCGGATACATCACGGTGGTGATGTTCGAAGCCGTAGCCGTACCCAAAACGGCACTGTACTTGTTCCCTGACCTCAATAAGGTTTACCTGTGGACAATCGCGGGATTCGATGTCTATCTCACGTGGGCACTCGTGGGTGTCATCACCGCGGTTGTGCTGACGTACATCAACATCAGAGGCGTCAAAGTCGCTTCACTTGTTCAGACGTTTGTCGTCTCGTTCTTGCTGATCGTGGGTCTGCTTCTGGTTTTCGGGTCCTTCACCGGCAGCGAAATGGAATATGTTGAACCCCTCTACTCTGGGGGCTTTAGCGGCTTTGTCACGGTGCTCGTGGCCGTTCCATTCCTCTTCGTGGGCTTTGACGTACTCCCCCAAGCCGCAGAAGAGATCAACGTCAAACCGCGCCAGATCGGCAAACTCGTCGTGTTCGCGGTTCTCATGGCCGTGGCCTGGTACGTCGTCATTATTTTCACCACCTCGGTGTCCATGCCCCACGACGAAATTGCTGCACTCAACGCAGAAGACGGTCTGGTCACAGCCGATGCCCTCACCGCGATGTTGGGCCACCCCATTTGGGGCAAAATCGTGATCGCTGGAGGGCTCGCCGGGATCATTACCAGTTGGAACGCGTTCCTGATGGGTGCGTCACGACTCATGTGGGCAATGGCTAATTCGGGAATGATCCCTGCGTGGTTCGGCAAAATTCACCCACGTTACCGCACTCCAGCCAATGCGCTCCTGTTTATCGGGGCATTGTCGGTTGTGACACCGTTCTTGGGTTCGAAGATGTTGGGTTGGGTCGTGGATGCCGGTTCACCCATGATTGTCATCACGTACTTCCTGGTGTCAGTAGCGTTTGTTCTGCTCCGCAAGCGTGAACCTGACATGGAACGCCCCATGCGAGTTGGAGGCAAAGGCAATGTCGGAATCGTGGTGGGTGCGATCGCTGCGGTCCTGTGCCTGCTCTTGTTTGTCCTTTACCTCCCGGTGACACCGTGGTCAGCTGAGCTGGCGTGGCCGTCGTGGACAATGTTCGGACTGTGGCTCATTGCTGGAGTCGTGATGATGTTCCGCCTCCCGGGCGGTGTAACACCAGGTCCTAACGCGGAGCACGATCTGCTCGCCAAACTGGGCAAGAACCACTAA